TCGACGAGCGGGCCGAGGGGCGACTCGGCGAGGAGCTCGACTTTTCCGGCCCACCGGGCGCGGCGGCCGATCCACTCGCTACGGGTGGCGGCCCGGCGCCCTCCGCAGATGACGGGGCGGTGTCCGAGGACGAGATAGCGAATGCCGATCGACCACCGGGTGATGTTCCACCGGCGCTCGACCGTGCGGGACTTCTGCGTGCCATAGATCGCGATGATCAGCGGCGGCAGGAAGTACGCCGTAAATGTGATCTTGGTGGGGAAGCCGAACAGGAGCAGGAGAGCGCCGGTCCACATGCCGTAGAGAACGAGGCCAAGGACGAGAGCGCGGCGCGGCGCACCTTCCCCGAGGTCGATCCCGAGGAGTTCGTGTTGCTTGGTCTCCAGCTCGAAACTGCGGGTGTACGTGTGCCCGACGCGCATCAGGCCGACCCCGAGACCTTGCCCCATACGCCTGTAAGGACGCCCTTCACGAGGTCGGGGGCCCAGACGACGGCGCCGACGAACACGGCGGCCACAAAGAGCGTGACCATCTCCCCCCACTCCTTTTTCAGGAAGTGGCCGAGTGCCCGGATCGCGAGGAACGCCCCGAAGAGGTTCCCGACCACAATCAAGATCCAGTCCCGGAGCTCCGATCCGGTGGTGAGTGCGGCGAGTTGGACGGTGTGGTGCACGGGTTCCCCCTTGGTGTGAATTGACGTCGTGACCTGGGGTCATGACGGGCGCTCATAGTTTGTGAGCTGGGGACATACGGACAGTCAGAGGGTGCCGCCGCGCACGTCGGCAACCTGCCAACGCTGCGCGTCCGAGCTCGACACCTGCGTGAGCTCCACCCGGTAGACCTGTTCGACGGTGGCGCCGCCGAGGGTCCAGGAGACGCGGGCGGTACCAACGCGGTCGTCGCCCGTCCCCGTGTCGATGGACCAGGAGGCGAGGGCCTGATAGATCACGCCCTCGGGGAGCGGCGGGACGCTCGCACCCGGTGCGGTGACGGCCTCGGTGTCTCCCCCGGCGTACGCCTTGAAGAACTTCGCGACGGGTTCTTGAGTCTGGGCGGTCAGCTCGGTGTCCGTCTGCGTGATGGGGATCTCCGGGGCCTTGGGGCCGCTGGTGGGGATGCCGACGAGTCCGGGGGGACCGGTGACGATCACGCGTCCTGCGGTCTGGACAACGGGGACGTCGAGGCCGACCCAACGAGCGGGGCTCTCGGCCGGCGGCGTCTTCTTGTCCTTGTCCGGGGCACCCTCGACGGCGGCGGTGCGGATGAGCACCTCGACCCGCACGCGGGCTTGGTGGTCCTTGCCGGGGGTGACGGCGCCGGGCTGCACTGTCAGGACGTCTTGGCGACCGTTCCCGTCCCAACCCATATCCGTATCGGAGTTGGCGGGCAGCACGGACGCCAGGAGCGCGGCCCGCTCCTCCTTCTTGGCCTCGTCCCACCCGAGGTAGGCGCGGGCAAAGCGGCTTGCGACAGCTTGCGCCTCGGCGTCGGGATACGCCGGTGCCGCCTTGGGCGCCTCGGCTTTCGGGGCCTGCGCCTTGGGCGGGAAGAACCAGGATCGGACGCCGGTCACGGCCATGAGGACGACGACGAACCACAGCAGTCCGCGGCCGAGGCGGCGGAGAAACACGGCGCCCGAGCGTTCGTCCTGGGGTGTCCATGTCGGGGCCGTCGAGGTGGACGACGACGCGGCCGGGATGGCGGCCGTGGGCGTGGTCCGGTTCGAGCTCTGCCTCCTGGCGAGCTCGGCCCCTGCCGATTCCCAGGGGTTCGAGCGGCGGTCCCCCGCCGGCGGCTCACCCTGCGGGGGCACTCCCCCGGGTGGCTTCTTCTGGTCCTTGCTCTGCCCGGTTGGCTCCGGTAGTCCCATGACCTTCCGGGCGATGGTGCCGAACGATGCCACTCCCCGTAACCTCCCCCGTGCTTGGGCCCATTGGGCGCATGTTGACCGACCTTATGCCGGTCTTGATCGGGGCGTCAAAGAAGTTCGTATGGTCCCGCGCTCCTTATGGCCGACCCTGGCGAGCGTGCCCTCGCGGTGATCACGGAGCGCTAGAGTGCCGCCCCGAATGGCACAACGAGACGAAGGGCGCGACGGGTGCGCATACGCCGTGACCGGCTGCGGGAGCTGCGACGACTTCGCGGCATGACGCAAAGTCAACTCGCTGCGGTCCTGGGCTGTTCCCGGGGAGCGGTCTCGACTTGGGAAACGACCGGTCGCCTTCCTCTGCCTGAACGCCTGCAAGCCCTTTGCGTGTTCTTCGGCGTTTCGGTCCGGGAGTTGGTCGAGGCGGAGGAATCCGAGTTCGTCACATTGCGCGGGTTGCGGATAGCTGCGGGGATGCGGATGAAAGACATTGCCGCAGTCCTGAAAGTATGTCCGCCGACCTATTGCGACGTAGAAACCGGACGGCAAAAGATCCCGGTTCGATGGGTCACCCCCTTGTCGAACGCCTACGGAGTTCCACCGGAGACGGTTATCGGATTAGCACCCTCACGCGCAAAGGGAGAGACCGGCGGCGCCTCGGGAGGGTAGTCCCGAGGCGCCGCCGGTCGTTTACCCTCGCTTCTCGGAACCCATCGACCACGAACGCCACACGTCCGCGCATTCTTGTTGGATTAGGTCCACGGACGTTCCAGCACCCGCGTACAGAATCACCCCGAGAGGCTCATCCCGCACGGAGCACATTTTGAACAGATTTTCCGCATGAGGCGCCAATCTGTCGATTAGTGCATTGATTGCACTGTTCCCGATTGGCGGAATAGGCCAACGCATGTGCCAGAAACAACCGACAAGTACGGGAGTTGTCCGGGCGTATTCGTCGGCACTGTATACGCGAATCGAGCCGTGGACCATATCGACGCTGACATAGGCGGGCAACGAATCCGACACGTCCCCCTCGCCATGGCTGCGGTATTCGCGCCGGAAGACGCCTTCCTTTTCCTTCTCAGACATGCGAAGCACCTTCCCCCTTCGCTTGCTCCGGGACTTCCTTCCGAGTCCCGGAACTGTTCTTCTCCTGCCACTCCCGCCATTCGGAAAGCCACTCCGCGAGCTCCTCCTCGGTGTAATAGGAGGTCTGCCCGTCGGTGATTCCCTCGGGGGCCTTGATGCCGCGTGTCTCGCCTCGCTTGAAATATGTCCGAACGGTGGCCGCTTTCCACGGGAGGAATCCCCGCGCGTGGGCGTCGGCAAGGCTGTACGTCTCGGGGAGCTCCTCCTCCTGGCGCTCCTCCTCGGGGTCCGGCGTCCCGCCGCCGGCGGTTGTCGTGCCGGTTGTCGTGGCCGGTGTCGCGTGGGGGCCTGTCGTGCCGTGTGAGCTGGGAGAACTAGCCGTGATCCCCTTGACTGCCGGAGACGCGACAGCGGGCAGGACACCCGGGCCGTACTTGCCTCCGGGCAGGAACTCGGCGGTGGCCGCGGTCGCGTTGACCTCGTCGAGCACTTCGGCCGTAATCCACGGGGCCATTTCCCCGGCGTCGAACCATGCAGGCGCGGGCGGGCACTGCGCGAGGAGGCGTCCGACGTCCGGCGTAATATAGCTCGGCTGCATTTCGCGGACGTACAGGTAATCGCCGTCGGGGTCTTTCCGCTTGTCCGAGTAGGCGCCCCGTCCCTTGATATCCGTATCGAATCCGAGAACGGGTGTGCTCTGTCCGAAAGCCACGCCCCAGGAAACGCGGTCCTGTTGCCCTACTGCGATGCGGGTTCCGATCTGCGCGCGCTCCATCGTTCCACCGAAGAAGGAGTTAGCGAATTGCTGCGTACCCACGACTACGCGGTGATTAGAGGATCGCCCTTGCAGCAGGATGATTCCGAGCCAGTCAAGGAAGGGAGGCGTCCCCTTCCCCTTTACCCCGTACCGCCACCACGTATAAGCGAGCTTGATCAATGTCGGGAGCTCGTCCACGACGAGAGTTCGGGGGACGAGCTGACTTCTCAGCGCAGGATCGGCGCCTCGTTCGGTTGCCGCCTCGGCCGCCATCATTGAGGTGAGGAATTCGGCGAACGCGGCGATACACTCGCGCGTCGTCTTGTGAATACGGACGCCCGAGAACCCCTCGGCCTCCTGCAAGGAGTTGCGTTTCGTGTCGAGGATGTCGACGAGTTCGCCGTGTTGCCGACCGTGGACAACTGGAATGTAAAGGACGGTCGACTTACCGGAACCGGTGTCACCAGCAACGCCCCAATGCGGGGTGGCCGATTGAGTCTGAATGATGGCGTCCGCGATGACGTCGCCCTCGATAGCCAGGCCGACGAACACCCGTCGGGCGTCGCCTGTCGACTTCCACGGGACGTATTCGGGGAGCTTGGGTTTCGGCGTGGGGGCGGGCTTGGGTGTCCACTGGACGTAGTGCTCTTGCCCGGTGCGCTTCCATTCCGGCACCCATTCACCCGGTACCCGCTCGTCGATAACGCGCTCGATTGCGGCGACGGCCTCGGGGCCGCCCATCCATTTCGCCGGTACTCGCAGCACGATTCGAGCGTCTGCGGCGCTCACGCTTTCCGGTACGGAGAGCCACCGGGTGCGCGGTTCGTCGTCTTCCATGCGGAGCACTTGACGAACCGCCACCCAGACGCCGGGACCGTAGATTTGTCCATCTGTCCACACGGGCCGTACGCGCCACCAACCGAGTCCGGCCGGACTGGTGAGCGCGGCGAGATAGACGGCCGACGCAAGCGCGATTAGGGCGAGTTGGGTCTCCTCGGGGAATCGCCAGAACCCCCACGCCACCGGGAGGGGGGCCAGGCGGACCGCTGAACGCGCGGCGCGCGGCCATCGGTGCCAGACGGCCAGAACGCGCCACAGTCCCGCGAGAGCGCCGCACAGGACCCGTACGGGGGCCGTGACGGCGCGGGTGATCCGTCGGGCGCGGCTGGGCTTGTCGAACGACACTGCCGGGCGAGACGCCGGCGCCCCGAGTTGCTCGACGGGTGTCTCGGTGGCCTCGTCGTCCGGGAGCGGGGCGCCCGCCTTCCACCACGTCGCCTCGCTGCGCGCGGGGCCGACGAGCTCGCGCCCGGAGAGGTACCGCCCGATGGCCGCCACGGCGGCGCCGATGCTCTGCTCGATCTGACGGTTGAACCGCTCGCGGTCGGCCGGTGTGCCTTGTTGGGCGAGCACGGCAACCACCACCAGGGCGCCGACGAGGCCGCCGCCGCCGAGGCTGAACACACCGCCGGGAAGTCTGTCGATGAGGTCCGGAAGGTCCGGCACGCTTCCCCCTTTCGTACGCACGCCCGGCCGGGGCGTGCCTCTTGATCCTCGCGCACCGTGCCGACAAGGGGCCGCGTGGTTTTCCGGGACAACCTCGAACAACAACGCGCGCCCGGCTCGGAGGAGCCGGGCGCGGGCCGAGGAGCTGGTCCTCGTCAGTGAGCGGGCAGGGCGGCGAGGGCCGTCTCCCACGGGTAGGCGTCGAGGTCGCCGTGTCGGGGTCGGTGGGGTACGAACCCGCCGGCGGCCTCCTCGTGCCCGTCGTCGAGGAGGACGGTCACCCCGGCCGCGCGCAGCTCGGCGACGCTACGCGTGACGGCGGGGTGTTTGCCCTGGGCGTCGTTCCAGTGCGGAAGCGCCACGATGGGCAGGCCGAGGCCGATTCCTTCCGTGATGAGGCCGAGGGCGAGCGTGTCCGAGATTCCGCCCGCCCACTTGTTCACGGAGTTACTCGTCAGGGGGGCAACGAGGAGGGCGTCCGGGTCGGGCAGGGCGTCAGGCTGCGAGGGCAACTTGTAGTCGTAGCGCACCGGGTGGCCGGTGAGCTCGCGCAGCTCGGCGAGGTTGCCCTCGGGGTCCTCGGTGGCCCACCGGTACGCGCTCGGGGTGAGGATGAGGCAGACGTCCCACCCGTCCCGCTGCGCGGCTCGAATAGGGATGGTGAGGCGTCGGGCGGGCGGGGCGGCGCATGAGATCAGGTACAGGGTTCGTGTCACTCGGGCAGTCCACAGCGTGCCGCCAGCGCCCGCAAGCGTCCCTCGGCCTGTCCGGCGCCGAGGAGCCGCAAATCCTCGACGAGCGCCCGGGTGCGCGGTCGGCACCGGACCTCTTCCTCGGCCTCGCGCTCGGCGTCGAGGAGGGTGTCGACGGCCTCCTCCCTCTGTCCGGCCTGAGTCAGTCCGCGGGCGAGGTCTCCCAACAGGTGGGCGCGGCGTTCCTTGGGCAGGGCCGCGCGGGCGGGGTTGGGGATGCCCTGTGCGACGGCGACGGCGTCCGCCCCTTCGGAGAGCTGGACGTGTGCGGCGACGCGGTACAACTTCGTGTTGGTCGGCCCGAAGGCGGTCCACACCGCGTTTCCGTCGGCGCCGAGCTCCTCGGCGTGCCCGTCGGCCTGGTCGAGGAGGTCGGGCACGGCGCGGGCGGAGGCGGCGGCGCGGGTGTCGTCGGAAGCCGCGGCCGTCGCCTCGGCCATGGCCGCTTTGAGGTAGAGCATCCCGAGGACGGACAGGCCGTCAGCGCCTCGCGCGCGCAGGTCGCTTTCGAGGCGGCCGGCGGCGGCCACGGCGAACGCTGCGGCGGCGTGCGTCTGGCCGTGCATGGTCATGGCGTCGGCGAGGTGGCGCGCGGCCGAGGCCATGATGACGGGGTCTTGTGAACGTTCGGCGGCGGCCACCGCGCGGTGGCCCGACATGAGGGCGAGATCGACGTCCCCGTACTTCACCGCCGCACCCTCGGTGAGTTCGAGCGTCAGGGAGAGGTACCGGAAGGCGCCGAGCTGGGCCTCGCCGGTATGGCGGGCGGCGGCCCGGTTGGCGTCGATCAGGAGCTCGGGGACGAGGCGGCCGAGGGATGCGAAGTGTCCCGCTTGGAAGGCCACGCGGGCGTGGACGAGGCGGCGCTCCAGGACCTCGACCGGAAGGGGTTCGACGGCGGACTCGTCGGCGGTGCCGGTGAGCATGTCGTGGCGCAGCAGCGCGGTACGGATCGCGTCGAGCTCGACCCCGTCAATGCACTGCGTACCGGGGGCGTCGGCGAGTAAGGACGTGACGGGGATACTCAGGGCGCGGGCGGCGGACTCCAGCACGGACAAGCGCGGGTCGGCCTGTCGCTCTCCGCTTTCGAGGGACTGGACGAACCGGCGGGACTTCCCCATCAGGGCGCCGAGGTCTGCTTGCGTCATGCGTCGGCGGTCGCGCCAATAGGCGATGCGGCGGCCGATTCGCTGTGTGTCCATGGCGATTGCTCCGGGCCGGACGAGTCAGTGCACACACTCTGTGTGCCTACCCTCCGTTGTACTCGCTTTACGGTCGGTTTATGGCCGAGTCCGGAATCCCCCCCTGTACGTGGGCGCCCTTGCTGGAGCCCGACGCCGACACGGTCGACCGGCTGCGCTACGCCGGTCGGTCGTCCGAGGAGCTCGTCGCCTGCGGCGAGGAGTGGGACGCGGTGGCAATCGCGCCGCTCTCGCGCGGCCTTGCCGCTCTCGACACTCTCGACGTCACCCCGGAAGATCGTTTCCCGGTGATCGCCGACTATCACCGCCAGGAGCTCATCGTCCTGGTGCCCGCCGGCACCGCGACCGACGGCGAGGAGATCCAGGGCGTGCGCGCTCTCGGGCGGGGCGCGTTCCTCATGGTTCCCCGGGGCGAGCTGGGGACGCACAACGCCGCTTGGCTGAGTGCCCCAACTCGGTTCGGTAAGCGCTACCTTGGGGCGGCGGCGCTGCGTGCCGCCGTGAAGACTGCCGACGAGGCGCGGGCAGACGGCCGCGCCTTGTGTTGACCCCGTGAGCGGCCCCTCCCCCCGTGGGGGCCGTTCACGGTCCAGGGCCCCCGGAGCTCGCGCCTTGCTCCGGGGGCCTCCTCATGCCTACCTGCGGTTATGCGCGTTACTCATGCTTTGTGAGCTGGGGACATATGAGGGACGGGCGGAGGAGGCACACACACTGTGTGCCCGTCCCGGCCGCCACCGGCCTTACGGTCCGGACATGGCGCACACCACACACCAAAGCCCACCATCCGAACCACCCGCCGGCGGACATCTGCCCGCCGCCCGCCGCCCGTTCGAGGGGGCCGTCGAAGCGGTCCGCGTTGACACTGCCCCCCTGTTCGCTCACGACCTCGTCCGCAGCCTCGACGAGGCGAGCGAAGTCGTGGCGGGCCTCGACCTAAGCGGCGCGAGCGACGTCTCCGTGAGCGCGCTCACCGCCCTGGTGTGCACCGGGGCGACGCCCTCGGCAGCACTGGACGCGGCGGCCGAGACGCTGCGGCGGGCTCCCACCCTCGAACCGCACTCCCTCGCGCTCGCCCGGGTGCCCGGCGCGCGCGAGGGGGTGTGGGAGTGGAACATCACCATGACGGTGAGCTCCCGCGACCCCATGACCGGCGAGTACGGCGGCCTCGCTCATCACGCCGACCGGCCGCGATGAGGGCCGCGTACCGGTTCCGGGCCTACAACTTCACCGCGGATCAGTCGACGTTGCCGACGTATCAGGCCGTGTGCGTGACGGGCGACGATGCCGACTGCGGGGCGGACTCGGGCCCCCAGGAGTCCGAGGAGAACCTCAACCGTTGGATGGCCGAACACTCGCGGGACACGGCGCACGCGACGTTCCGGCGGGCCCAGTGGTCCTATGTCGAGGTGCAACCGGGGGCATGGCGATGAGCAGCGATGACCGGCAACGACTGTGGGAGCGCGCCGAGCGGCTCCGTCTGGCCGTCGACACCGTACGAGCCACTCGGCAGGCGATAGCGCGGAGCAAGGCGGCACCCGCCCGCCCGGGGGCGACTTAGCCCGCCCCGCTCCCCCAACTCACAAGCGCCCGGCCGCAGTTGACGGCCGGGCGCTTCGCTGTCTCCGCTCACGCCTCTGGGCGCGGCACCTGTTGTTCCGGCCGCTCGCGGAGCGGGTACAAGGGCGTCTCGCCGACCAACCCCGGAACGCGGTCGACGCGGTCAATCAGGCACGGCCGGTGATGGTTCCTCGCCCACCGGATCGCGTCCCGCTTGAACGACTCCCGGCGCAGGAGGCCGCCCTCCTCCGGGTTCCAGACGAGCCAGTCGCGCCGTCCGCCCTGGTGCGTGCGCCACAGGGCGAACAGAACGACGGCGCCGACGGCCTCGACCCCGGCCAGTGGCAGCAGTAGCAGGCGTGCCGGCGGTTGGACCTGGGCCAGGAGGAGGGCGAGGACGGTACCGGTGCCCCAGGCGATCCAATACGCGTACGGCTGTCCCGCGACGGTTCGCCGGTACGTCATGAGGGCGCCGACGAGCAACCCGGCCGCCAGGAGCGCGGCCCATGTCTGTCCGGTGCCGACGGTCAGCAGCGCGCACGCGGTGCCGGCGGCGAGCAACTGCGCGGCCGTCCTCCGGTCCTTCGCGGTCTGGCCTTGCGTGTTCGTCATCCGTTCCCCCTTGCCCTGGTGAGCACAGCCTCGCACGCTGCGGACAGGCGAACGCCCGGCCGTCGGTGACGGCCGGGCGTTCCTGTCAGCTGATAGCCGGTCCTACCTCTCGGCGACGGGCCGGGCCTCCTCCTTCGCCCTGACGAGGTCGAGGGCGGCGGCCACGGTGTCGGTGAGCGTGTCTCGTACCGGCACACCGTGACGGCGGGCGACGTAGATCAAATACCGGTTGCGCTCAGGGTTGGGGCAGTCAGGCGGGCAGCCGAGGACGGCCCGGCCTGTGGCCACGTCGAGACCGAACTCGACGTTGGTCGTGAAGCCGGGTAAGCCGCCGTTGAGGTCCCGGGGAATCCAGAACAGGACGGCGTCGGCGGCGGCGCGCGCTTCCGTCTCCCAGTCGACTTGATCGTCATAGTGCGCGGCCCGCTTGCCGCCCCGGGATTCCGGGCTCAGGACGGTGAGCGTCTGCTCGCCGGTCCACTGGGCGGCAAGCGCCTCGACGGCGGACGGCCGCCAGGAGGGGACGGGACCGCCGAGGACGGGCGTCGGTCCGGCGAGAAAGACGCTCGGGCTGGACGGCGAGGGGATGGACTCTCGGGCCCACACCACGGTTACGGCGGTCACTGGTGGCCCCCGTCCCGGTGGCCGGTGTGCTGGGGCGTCCACGGCAGGGGCAGGCCGTCCCCGGCGGTGCGCGGGACGAGGTGAATGTGAAGGTGGAACACGGTCTGCGTGGCGTATTCGCCAACCGAGGTGATCAGGTTGAGGTCACAGTCCAGTTCGGCGCCGAGCTCGCAGGCCCGCGTCATGGTGGCGCCGGACACGGTCGGGTCTTCCACGGCGTCGGCGACGTGCCGGCGCGGGATGACGAGGACGTGTCCCTCGTTGACTCCCCCCGAGCGGGGGCGGATCGCGAACGCGTCGTCCCACTCGCGCACCATCACGGCCGGTGCCGCACCCGCCGCGATGCGGCAGAAGGGGCAGGCCGCGGCGAGCTCGGCCTCGGCGGCGGCGAGGCTCTCCGCGGCCCCCTCGACCCCGGCCTCGGCGAGCGGGCCGAACACCGCGATACGGCGGCGGTGGTAGGTGATGAGCTCGGCGGGGTCAACCGGCGGCGGAACCGGGCGGCGGCCCTCGGTGTACGGGGCGAGCTCCCTACGGACGGCCGCGAACTCGCGCAGGTTGGTTCCGTGTTCCTTGAGGTAGTCGTGCCGGGCGACGAGCTCCTCGTACGCGGTGCGGTGGCTGGTGGCGACGAGGAGCCGGTCCGCCTCGCGCTGGAGCTCGGCGAGGTCCCGGAGCTGCGCGAGGCCGAGGTCCGTCTCGGTGCTCGCCGTGTCCGGTGCTCCCGGCGCCGTCGCGTCGGCGGGGTGGTTCTTCCCGGTGCGGAACATGGTCTTGGATTCTCCCTCTGCGATGGTGCCGGCGGTGGCGCAAGCAGCGCGGCCCTTGCCGGTGATGCGGAAGTAGTGCGGGTGTCCTCGGTGGATGTGATCGGGGTCCGGCGCCCCCTGCACGTGGCCGCAATCGTCGATTGAATCGGCGTACCCAAGGGTTTCGAGCGCGATCTCGTCGGCCTTCGAAACGCTGCGGGCGTCGATGCTTCCCCGGGGGTGCGCGACGGCCAGTCGCAGCGCGGTTAGGCGCCTCTCGGTGAGGCGCGGCACCGGGTCAGTCACGGACGGCGAGGTACGCGGCGAATCCCTCGACGAGGTGGTGTGTCGCCTGGTCAAGCAAGTACGCCCCGCCGAGGGGCCCGCCGAGCTCGTAGAAGTTGCCCTTGCCGGTGGCCTCGGCCGCCTTGCGGACCGGCCAACGGCGATCAATCAGGTAGTGCGTCGCGCCGGACAGGACGAGCGCGGCGGCCATGTTCCGGGGGCGCAGACCGAGGCCGAGGGCCCGGTTTCCGATGATGAGCGCGGCGGCCTGAGTGGCGGTGTACGAGGCCACGTGTCCGGCGAGCGCGAGGTGTCCCTCGGCGCCCGGCTTGGCCTTGTGCTGCGCCTGGTGGTCGCTCTGTACCCAGTGGTCGGCGACGTCGGCCGCCACGCGCAGGAGGGCGTACACGGCGGGGTACGAGGTGCGGCGGTTCATGATCTGTCGGTTCCTTCCGTGGGGCCGGGGCCTCGACCGAGGCCCCGGCGAGACTGCGGGGCGTGATCTGTGTGCGCGCTCCTACTCGGCGACGTGGTCCAAGGCGCGCTGTAGCAGGGGGCGGTGCGCGGCGTAGAGGCGCCGTCCGGCGGCGGTGATCGCGGCGTCGAGCTGGTCGAGGGAACCGAAGGGCCACCATGTGGCTTCGAGGGCGTCGTCGGCGCCGACGGCGGGCACCGTGGCGGGCAACAGGTAGAGCGCACTGGTGGACGCGACCCAGGCGTTATCGCTGTTGCGCCAGTCGTCTACGAGGTGCCGGCCGAGGATGATCGGGCGGCGGTCGGAAAGGTCGACGCCGGTTTCCTCGCGCAGCTCGCGGACCAGGGCGGCGGGCGCGGTCTCGCCCGGGTCGACCATTCCGCCGGGGATGGCTTCCTCTTCGATGTCGTCCCGGGTGATCAGCAGTACCCGCCGCCCGTGGCCACTGCCCGCGATCACGATGGGGTCGGCGGCGGCGTTCTCCCCCCAGCGGCCGAGGGCGCGGCCGGTGCGACCGGTGCGGCCGTGAGGGTGCAGCGGCCAACCGCGGTGGTCGAGCTCAAACGGAAAGAGCGCGGACGCCCGGCGGCGGTCCCAGTCGTGCACGTCGGTCGGTGTGGGTGCGGCCTCTGCCCAGTCGGGCACGTAGCGGGCCAGAGCGGACGGCCGCAGCTCGGGCGGCGTGATGTCCACAGGTGCGTATTCGCTCATGGTTCCTCGTCTCCTGATGGGTTCCGGAAGGGGCGTCTACGGCTTGGCGGTGCAGTCGTGCGCGGCCGGGTCGGAGACGTGCGCCTCGAACGCGGCGGCCTCGTACGGCGTCCAGCGCCGGGCGGTGATGCGGGTCTCGCAGTCCTCGCAGGACCAGGAGCGGGGGCCGTGGACCAGTCCGTACGTACGTCGGTGGGCGCGGTCGGTGAGGTCGGTCACCGTGCGGTCGACGGCGGCGAGCGTCAGGACGGCGGCGAGGGCGAGGCAGGCGACGCGGGCGGGGCCGGTCACGCCGGGGCCGAGGAGCGAATCGGCGGCCCAGGCCCCGGCGATGGCGCCGGCGGCCGGAACGGCGGCGTGGACCAGGGCGAGGAGGCCGAGGGCGAGGCGGGCGGCCGGTCGGGGGGTTGCGTGCGTGGCGCGGTTTCGGGTCGAGGTGTTCATGTGGCTGTCCTTCCGGTGTGCCGGGGGGCCTCGTTCGAGGCCCCCCGGGGGGCGGGGTCAGTGGCGGTCGTGGTCCGTGCCGAGCTCGGTAAGGCGTCGGGTCTCGGTCCCCGTGGTGGCGCGGTACCGGATGCGGACGCCGCAACCGGTCTGCCAGCACCGGACGGTGTTCTTCGCGGTGAAGACGAGGGCGAGCGCGTCGGAGAGGCGGGCGGGGAGCGGCGGCGGGTGCATGGGGTGTTCTCCTCGGTTTGGGGCAGGCCGGGGCCTCGGGTGAGGCCCCGGCGGGCGGTGTGGTCAGGAGGTGCGGGCGAGGTCCGACGTCCACAGCGGGCGGGAGGCGAGGCCGCCGTCCCGGGCGGCGGCGGCTCGTACGGCGGGGATGCGGCGGGCCGCGGCGAGGGCCTCCTCGCGGGTGGTCCCCTCGACGCGGGCGAGCTCCTCACCGGCCTTGTCCGTGATGAGCCACCGGCCCTCGATGAGCTCGCCCATGTCGGGGAGCGGGGGGAGCGGTTCGAGCTCCTGGGCAAGGACGCCGGCGGGCTGTCCGGTGACGAGGAGGATGTCGGCGCCCGCCTCGCCCGGCGCGCGGTAGTAGACGGACTGGACGACGGCGGGTTCGGCCTTGCCGGTGTCAGGGTTGGTGTAGCTGACGACCTGTCCCGCCCGCATGTGCTCGCCGTACGTGGCGGCGATCTCCTCCTCGACGGCGCGGAGTTGGGCGGCGAGCTTCACCTCGTAGGCGGCTTCCTCGTCGGCGCGCTTCTTGTCCTCGGCGGCCTCGGCGGCGATGACGTCGGCCGGGGCTGCGTAGCCGATGAACGGGGCGCAGTCCTCGCAGTGCGCGACGCCGTCCAGGGGGCGTGTGCCGTGGCCGGTGAGGGGCCACGGCCGGG
The sequence above is drawn from the Streptomyces sp. NBC_00078 genome and encodes:
- a CDS encoding HIT family protein, with protein sequence MTDPVPRLTERRLTALRLAVAHPRGSIDARSVSKADEIALETLGYADSIDDCGHVQGAPDPDHIHRGHPHYFRITGKGRAACATAGTIAEGESKTMFRTGKNHPADATAPGAPDTASTETDLGLAQLRDLAELQREADRLLVATSHRTAYEELVARHDYLKEHGTNLREFAAVRRELAPYTEGRRPVPPPVDPAELITYHRRRIAVFGPLAEAGVEGAAESLAAAEAELAAACPFCRIAAGAAPAVMVREWDDAFAIRPRSGGVNEGHVLVIPRRHVADAVEDPTVSGATMTRACELGAELDCDLNLITSVGEYATQTVFHLHIHLVPRTAGDGLPLPWTPQHTGHRDGGHQ
- a CDS encoding transcriptional regulator; amino-acid sequence: MNRRTSYPAVYALLRVAADVADHWVQSDHQAQHKAKPGAEGHLALAGHVASYTATQAAALIIGNRALGLGLRPRNMAAALVLSGATHYLIDRRWPVRKAAEATGKGNFYELGGPLGGAYLLDQATHHLVEGFAAYLAVRD
- a CDS encoding NUDIX domain-containing protein; this encodes MSEYAPVDITPPELRPSALARYVPDWAEAAPTPTDVHDWDRRRASALFPFELDHRGWPLHPHGRTGRTGRALGRWGENAAADPIVIAGSGHGRRVLLITRDDIEEEAIPGGMVDPGETAPAALVRELREETGVDLSDRRPIILGRHLVDDWRNSDNAWVASTSALYLLPATVPAVGADDALEATWWPFGSLDQLDAAITAAGRRLYAAHRPLLQRALDHVAE